tatatatatatatgtttttttaaataataggaATAAGATGGTTCGATGGCtttatacatttaaattttaaatattcgaGATTGATACGTATTGGATGATGTTGATTTAAACATGTAATTTTCATAAAGGTTTataattgtaataatttgTGTCACCTTCAGTAAAGAATTGATACATAAATGAACTAAGATCATATTCGAATGAAAGTtatcttgaaaattgaatGACTGAAAATGACTtaagagaaatgaaagttactacttATATCACTTAGATGTGACTTAATTATGGGAACTTCACGGGTTAAGAGTGCTTatttggagcaattctatgttggatGACCTCGTATGGATTTGCTTGTGATGCAGGTGAGTCAGAACAAAACATATTAgaatgactcgtgttggtctgtggggatagtcttcactcttaaaaaaCGGGGAGTATGTGACGTGATCATGTCACAAAGGATACAGAAAAATGTCGGAGATATCCGATGTCAAGTCTGAATTCCAAATCCTGATTTGAATCATAGGTATGAATCTTTACATAATTAAGCAAAAATCCAATTGAATGCTTAACGAGATAAACCAGTAAGGAGTACACCGAACAAGAGAACTTTGTCCGGGACTGATGCCTCTTAGAGATTAAAGGACAGACAAGCTTACAAGTCATAAAGTCATACACGtgtgaaaattgatttaattatccATTTTAATTGTAACTTGGGTTAATTACACGTAAGTTTGACTTTTtctaaaaagtatttaaaaattgaatgaaacaCGGTCATAGCATGGAAGAGTTGACGTGGAATacacattaataattaaaataagtataaGTTGGAATGAGAAAATGTTAGAACCAAACTTTGGGTTAAAATTAGGtgatatataattataataaatagaattCGGGTTTAGGGTCGACATGTGATAGTGACGCTGAACGCTACTAAAGTTGTACCTAAAAAATCTTTCCgtctaattcaaaattttagatggATTGAATTGGTGACTCGAGCAACCGcttacaacccaacccaacccaacccaatcctcatatatattacattataattatgagacacagttcaaatttttaatccGAAGAATAAACCGATCATACTGagcttttttttagttcatcaACCTATAGAGCAGGATAATTCGAACCTCTAACCTCTTGatttaaagtatatattttaaccCGTTAAAACATACGTTCCACACGAGCGTTAGTTTCGAAAAAAGTGGTGTTCGAGGAAAAGTCGATTGGAAGGTGAGCGTGAGTGGGGGTGGAAAGTAAGGCAAAGGTCGTCCCCTAATGTTGTGTTGTTCTATTAATTATAAACACATCAAATCAAATTGGAAAGTTTTGGCAATTTCCAACCACAAAACTCAATAATATTACTCCCATGGACCCTCCCAATCACATTACTTTATCGGTTAATATCGACCGTAGTTCAATTGGTTAACGTCTTTAACTAAGAGGTTCGAGATTTGAAATCGCTCGGTTTCAGGAATTGAACTAAAAAGTAACGTGggagataatttatgaggtGTCGATAGACAGTTTTCGTCCATAcattaatgataataattttttttataaaggtagagcgtattaatgttacttataaaaattttatgtgtattttttaagtaCATTACTAtggtaaagatattttaaatctttttaagttagtatttattttttaaaagttaaaaaataaataattaaaatcatatatCGGCCCCGCTTAAAACGGGAATTTCCAGGCTGGGGAAAATGGGCCCAACAATAGAAATGGGCCTGATAGATAAGCCCAGATATGGAAAGCTAGAGTAGTGGATGACGTGGCAGATGTTCTTATCCGTGAGTGGAGGAAGGAAATGGGTGGTGGGGCCCGCACTTCACGTGTCAACTCTGAGTCCCATGTTTTTTTCCCAAATGACAAAAACACATAAgcttatatattttatttttaaaatatttacaaaaaattaattttattctccATTTGTTTTGCTCAattcttctcatttttgtcttttttattatttattttttattttttcctctaAAGAACAAGCAAgccaaatataaattttggcAAAATCTTCATGCCTTACGCTCCcaataattgtaaaaaataaaaaatgtaataattaattataaaataaaaaaaattgaattttaaataaaaactaaaaaattaattataaaatatttgaattaagtAATTAAGAGGTTTAAATCACCTTTCTCtaggttaaatttttttaaaatcaaatattttagtcAATTTGAATGTTGACTTTGTTAAGTCAACTCCAGCAATATTAAccatatttgacatttgtaatTGAAGTTAGTGAtagaatatttgacatttgtaactGATGTTAGTGATGACGtggataaatataattttttaaataattaaaaaattgtaacataatgttttaaattaattttttaaaataaaataggagaGTGACTTAAAATTTTGGGAGGCTCCCAAATTAAACAATTTGAAGGCAAGTTGGTTGAATTATTCACgagaattttaaataatttttaaaattataattgcaAATAATAATGCTCACAGGAAGCgtggaaaaatattaataaaataaaagcttaCACGACATCGCCATCGCCATCGCTCCAAACGAATCCTTCTCCATTGCCCCCACAAATATGCTTCTCCTTCCCTTCCCCCTCTTTcactcctctttctctctctctttctctctcttccgcCATTGTTTCTCTGCAACTTTCCTCCACAGCCATGACTCCGCAATCCACCTATCTCCAAGTCCACATCGCCGCCCAGCATACTTTCTTTCTCAGCGAGGTGTTTTTGgcttcgttttcttttttccatttctcctTTCCGAtcgtttcttcctttttctcatcttgttttctttacattttgttttgcagAAGGTTATTTCGGCTTATTCCGCAAGATTCCGGCGGATTAGCAAGCAGCATAGGCGAGCGAGAAGGCGAACAACCACAACAACTGCATTTGGTGCTAGTTCCAGCGATGATTTCTCTAATTCCGCTATTGAGATCGATGATTTTCCTGGAGGAGTGAATGGATTCGAACTCATCTCAAGATTCTGCTACAACCGCGCTCAAATCGACATCACTGTCTCTAATGTTGCATTACTCCATTGCTGTGCCGTGTTCCTTGGAATGACGGAGGAGGTCGCCGCTGGGAACCTCATCCTCCAGACTGAGAATTTCCTCGACGGAATCTTTTACTGGTCGTGGAGTGATATATTGTTGTGCCTTCGGAGTTGCGAATCCTTTTTCGCTTTTGCAGATTCGTCAGGGCTTTTGCAGAAGCTCGTTTGTGCTTTATTGGCCAAGATTGCACAGAATTCCAATGCGAGCCTCGTCactccttcttcctcttcttcttcctcctcgcCTGATAATGCGTCTGGTAATTCAAGATTATCTACCAAATTGTGGTGGTTCGACGACATGTCGTTATTGCCTGCTCGGATCATTGAAAAAGTCGTACAGGGGATGGGGAGCTACGGGAGCAGCAATAACAGTTTGATTCTCACCAGATTTCTCCTCCATTACCTCAAAACCGCTGCTCAGAGCACTGTTGGGTACGTGTTACACTAACATTGGATCCAAAAGCTTCAACTATGAATATTAATCATATAATCTTATGTTTCGATAACAGATTAAACTCGTAAGCTTAAGAAATAGGTATCAATGATCACATACATATCCTTATGATTGGACTAATGAACTTGAGCCTTCTCTTTAGGAATGAGCAACTATTGATTGAAGGTCTCTGGTTAACATATTAAACTGCAGTATATTGAAGGTTTGATTCATATGTTTAACAGGTATGGGAGTGGGCGGCCGAGGGGAGAGTACGGCGGGCTAGCCGACACCGCAGTGCACGGGGTGGTAATGGTGGGGAAAAGTATGTTTTCTTGCCGGGGGCTGTTCTGGGTGTTGAGAGTGGTGTCTGGTTTTGGTCTGAGCAAAGATTGCCGGAGTGGGCTGGAGAGGATGATCGGCGGGATGCTGGATCAGGCCAAACTGGATGATTTGCTGATCTCCGGCCACCACAAATGCACTTACGATGTGAATCTGGTGATAAGATTAATCAGAGTATTCGTGAACAACGATGGAGCTTTGTCTGTGCACAAGCTGAAAAAAGTGGGGAAACTGGTTGATAAGTACTTGGGGGAAATTTCTCCTGATCAAAACCTCAAAATATCCAAATTCTTGGGAGTTGCCGAGAGCTTGCCGGACTGTGCTAGAGATTGCTTCGATGGAGTTTACAGAGCAATTGACATCTATCTAGAGGTGAGTAGAACAAGAATTTCAAGCTCATAAACCTCATTATCATTCCATTTTTGTATTGAAAATCAGAGGTAGAATGAGTGGCAATTAATCTGAAAAGGATTGTTTATTGTGTGTATTGTGTTCCAGTCTCATCCAAATCTTTCAATGGAAGAGAGGTCGAGGCTATGTAGATGTCTAAATCATGAGAAGCTGAGCCTAGAGACATGCAAGGCCTTGGCAAAGAATCCAAGAGTGCCGCCAAGGATAGCAGTGGAGGCACTGAAGTGTCAGGCAATGGGAGgtgtgttaagaatgagatagaaaatataattgggaaggtgtatattatcattgatattgatatcctttaaataggatacaagccggtacaaatgaggaaaatataaaataattaaatactagaataaaataaaatatactataaatctaaccataaatggaagaatattaagatataatatctaggatatattccataaataatatatctcaacactccccctcaagttggagagtgtatgttaATCACGTCCAACTTGTCTTTAACTTGTCTTTAcggtaggtcaataacacccaaGTTGTCTTTCACTCTTGTCTTCTCAGTAATGAAAATatccgtaaaaaaaaaagaccgcctttgattggtttgcatttttagactttcaagaaattattgaattttcaagaaagatgCAAGACTCAGAAGTAGGCCGCCTTTgattggtttgcatttttagactttcaagaaattattgaattttcaagaaagatgCAAGACTCAGAAATAGACCGCAATGATTGACTCGAGGATTGGTAACttgtcccatttaatttgatttggaacaagtgaatatcctcccTGATCACTTCTCGGTCCATGCATAAATGCTTTAGAAATAGACTGCAATGATTGACTCGAGGATTGATAACttgtccatttaatttgatttggaacaagtgaatatcctcccTGATCACTTGTTGGTCCATGCATAAATGCTTTAGTGGATAATgacaccaagatcggtgctttGGATCACTTGAGAGgctgtgaaagaaaatacgaacatCTTGAATTTGTCACCTTAGAGcttggtgagaaatttgaagatgcttataaCGTATTCTTGATATTGGATGATTGACGATGGTAAAGACTTCACTGATTGGTTAGGGTTTGGCTTTAGGTAATACTCCCCTTGGACTCAGAGTCCAAGGGGGTATTAGGAATACCACGATCGATGCTTTGATATTAGGAATatcaagatcggtgctctgataccatgttaagaatgagatagaaaatataattgggaaggtgtatattatcattgatattgatatcctttaaataggatacaaactagtacaaatgaggaaaatataaaataattaaatactaaaataaaataaaatatactataaatctaaccataaatggaagaatattaagatataatatctaggatatattccataaataatatatctcaacaagGTGGTCGTTCAAGCAAAGAGGAAACGACGGCGACCGCGTCGGCGATGGCAATGGTAGCAGCAGCAGGGGAGGAGGATGATCGGAGCAGTACTGAGTATTACAGCAGCGAGTGTCAAAGGGTTTTATCAAGTAGCAGCTTTGAGTCAGAAGGGTGTAGCAGCAGCACAGGCCAAGacaccaacaacaacaacaacaaccaagACATGAAACTAAACCTGCAAAGGATGCAATGGAGAGTGGTAGAATTGGAGAAAGTTTGTAGGGAAATGAAGAGTAACATGTCCACTTTGGTTAGACAAACTGCCATCACTTCACCACCTACTTACCACAGAGCCTTGCCTAGACTATGTTAAACTAAATCGACTCATCTCGTAAGTATCTTCTCACACACCATCATTAACTTTTTGGTCGAACAACATGTACACACACCTATGTAGCCAAGTAATGTCACATACCTATTGTATCTGTATGTATAAATCCATCATTTGATTGCTTCATACGAACACGAAACTCATCGACCCACGAGCGAAGTTTGAgatcgaaaaagaaaatgcaagtTGAGAGgagttttaaatttagagtGAGAATCTTAGTGAGAGTAAAATAATGGGAAGTTGAAGCATCTTGGtgaggaagagaagaaagaagtcaAAAAGAGACAGAAAATGGTAAGAAATGGAATCAGATTTGTCTGGTGAAGAAAACCAGTGGCCAAAACCGAGCTGATTTAGCAGCTTCAGCTATGGACAACCAATTGGATGCAGACACGTGTACTTGCACACATGAGCTTGCCATTTCAG
This genomic window from Cucurbita pepo subsp. pepo cultivar mu-cu-16 chromosome LG01, ASM280686v2, whole genome shotgun sequence contains:
- the LOC111791567 gene encoding BTB/POZ domain-containing protein At1g50280, whose amino-acid sequence is MTPQSTYLQVHIAAQHTFFLSEKVISAYSARFRRISKQHRRARRRTTTTTAFGASSSDDFSNSAIEIDDFPGGVNGFELISRFCYNRAQIDITVSNVALLHCCAVFLGMTEEVAAGNLILQTENFLDGIFYWSWSDILLCLRSCESFFAFADSSGLLQKLVCALLAKIAQNSNASLVTPSSSSSSSSPDNASGNSRLSTKLWWFDDMSLLPARIIEKVVQGMGSYGSSNNSLILTRFLLHYLKTAAQSTVGYGSGRPRGEYGGLADTAVHGVVMVGKSMFSCRGLFWVLRVVSGFGLSKDCRSGLERMIGGMLDQAKLDDLLISGHHKCTYDVNLVIRLIRVFVNNDGALSVHKLKKVGKLVDKYLGEISPDQNLKISKFLGVAESLPDCARDCFDGVYRAIDIYLESHPNLSMEERSRLCRCLNHEKLSLETCKALAKNPRVPPRIAVEALKCQAMGGGRSSKEETTATASAMAMVAAAGEEDDRSSTEYYSSECQRVLSSSSFESEGCSSSTGQDTNNNNNNQDMKLNLQRMQWRVVELEKVCREMKSNMSTLVRQTAITSPPTYHRALPRLC